In the Psychromicrobium lacuslunae genome, GTTGATCGCAAGGCACCGGCCACCATTAACTTGGAGAACCAGGACCCGGAAATCCCGCTCGACGTGGTCACCACAGCCCGCGATTTGCCGAAGGGCGATATTGTCGCGCTCAGCAACTCATTCGGCTTTGGTGGGCACAACGCGGTGATCGTGGTGCGTAACTACTAAGACGGCGAGTTCACCGTAGGCATTCCCGCGGTGAACTCAAACGGCTGTGGGTCGGTAGGAGGATTTCCTACCGACCCACAGCCGTTTGTTCTTCTCAATTATCTGCGTCAGAGCCACTGCCGCTAATCTAGGTCTTTCGACCTCGAGGAACTAGCCAACCTGATGCAGCCAACGCACCGGCGCACCCTCGGCGGCGTGCCGGAAAGCTTCCAATTCCTCATCCCAGGCTTCGCCGAGTGCTATTGAGAGTTCATGGTAGACCCGGGCAGGATCCCCCGCTCCCGCTTCGTAGGCGTAGCGAATCCGGTCTTCGGAGACCATGATATTGCCGTGCACATCGGTGACTGCATGGAAGATGCCCAGTTCAGGGGTATGTGACCAGCGTCCGCCATCCACACCGGAGCTCGGCTCCTCTGTTACCTCGTAGCGCAAGTGAGCCCAGCCGCGGAGCGCTGAGGCCAGCAGAGACCCGGTGCCTTGCGGCCCGGTCCAGGACAGTTCTGCCCTAAACATTCCGGGCGCAGCAGGCTGAGCGGTCCACTCAAGATCGGTGCGTGCATCGAGCACCGATCCGATGGCCCACTCTACGTGCGGGCACAACGCAGTAGGGGCGGAGTGCACGAAAAGCACTCCACGTGCCATTACAACAGACATTCCATCCTCCATAGCTGTAGGTACGTCTTCCCCAACGACCTGCGTGCTAACGGATGGTTGCCGCTATTTGTTCTAAATTTATTGTGCCGTATTCGGCGACAGAACGCCAGACGCTAATTACCTCAGTGGAATTTCGTGAGTGAAACTTTCATCGAGTGGGCTAAAGGGCGAGCCGGTTGAATCAGGCGCGCGGATGAGCCTGACGGTAGCTTGCCCGCAATCTGTCGACTGAGACATGAGTGTAAATCTGAGTGGTGGCCAGCGATGAATGACCCAGAATTTCTTGCACCGCCCGCAAATCTGCTCCGCCGTCGAGCAAATGCGTTGCAGTGCTGTGCCGTAGCGCATGTGGGCTGGTCGCCGCTGTATCGCCTAAAGCAGCGAGACCTTCGGCGACCACGGCGCGCACCTGCCGTTGGTCAATGCGCCCGCCGCGGGCGCCGAGAAATAGAGCTGCTCCGCTCATTGGCTGATACAACTGAGCACGGCCTTCCCGCAGCCATCGGTTGAGCGCTTTGCTTGCCGGCAGCCCGAAAGGCACTGTACGTTCCTTATTCCCTTTACCCAGCACGCGAACCGTCCGGCGGTCAAAATCCACATCGTCGATATCGAGGGCGGCGAGCTCGCCCACTCGCAGTCCAGCGGCGTAAAGCAACTCGATCATCGCTTGGTTCCGCAGTTCCGGTGCGCTGCCCTCGGCCGCACGCAGCTCGAACTCGGCGATCAGCCGTTGCATCTGCGCCTGATGCAGCACTCCGGGCAAAGTTTTTTGTTGTTTTGGTGCTTTCAGCCGCACGGTGGGATTCTGCTCAATCAGACCCTCACGTAGCGCCCAGGCCATGAGGGTGCGTGCCGATGCCGCTCGACGAGCCAAGGTGGATCGTGCTAGCCCGGCTGAGCTCTGCTCCCCCAGCCACTGCCGGAGGATTGAAAGATCGATCTCCTGCAATGACCGTGCACCATCGGCAATGGCGAAATACATCAGCGAGATCAGATCGGAAAGATACCCGCGCACGGTGTGCTCCGAACGAGCACGTTCGGCCAGCAGATATCGCTCGAAGCCCACAAGGACCTCGGCGAAAGACTCTGGCAGTTCATTCTCCGGCACTCCTCCACTGTGCCGCCAGGAGGCCCCGCAAGCAAGCAGCATCGCCGTGTCGAGGGCGCAGATCTAATCAACCCCGCGGGTGATCCCGGCTCCAGCCGGCATTGCGGCGCTGGGCTAGTCCCAAGGCCTCTAATCGGCCGAGTCCAGCCTGAACGCTAGTGAGGGGAAGCCCCGCTAGCGCACACAATTTATCTGCGCTCGTGGTGTGATGCAGCGGTAACGCATCCAATAAGAGCAGATCCTGCACCGGAAGACCGTCGGTTTCCGAGGTCATTGAGGGCCGTTGAGTATCGATATCACCAAGCGGAGACATTAGCTCAAGTACCTCAGCTGCTTGGGTCACGCAGGCGGCACCCTCACGCAATAATCGATGGCACCCCGCTGAGTTGGCGGAATACACTGATCCGGGAACTGCGGCGACTTCACGTCCCAAGTCCAGGGCATGATGAGCAGTGCTCAGCGCTCCGGAACGCCAGCGCGCCTCTACCACCACGGTGACTGCGGCTAGGGCGGCAATCAATCGATTACGCTGCAGAAATCGATACCTGGTTGGTCGGGCACCCGGCGGCACTTCAGCCAGTACAACGCAGCGCCGCGTAATCTCCATCAGCAGTTCTTGATTACCGGAGGGATAAAAGCGATCGAGCCCACCTGCCATCACCGCAATGGTGGGTAAAGTCAGCTCGCTGGAGGCCTTTAGCGCGCTTCGGTGAGCTATCGCGTCGATTCCGTAAGCCCCGCCTGAAATCACACTTTTCCCCCGGGCGACGAGTTCATCAGAGAGCTCACTAGTCACCGCCTCACCATACGCAGTCGCGTCTCGCGCGCCCACCAGGGCTACAACATCACGAAGCGGCGGCCAGGACAAGCCGGGACCATTGGCCTTGCCCAGATACCACAAGGCAATCGGCTCTCTTAGTCCCAGGTCCCGCAGCGCGGTCGGCCAGTTCGAAGCCTCGGGTATCAATAAGCCGCCGCCCTGTGAGGCGATGAACCGCAGGTCTCGTCTAGGTGAGAGATTCGGCAGCCGAGGCCGCCAACGTGCTAGGCATTCTGTAATGCCGCTCCACTGCTTACTCGCCTGCTCCTGCAGGTAATAAGCAACTCGTTCCTCAGACTTCGGATCAAGTTTCTCGTAGTCGGCGATAATCCTCATGGTGCGCCAAGGACCAAGCACTCGAATCAATGCCAGGCCGGGTAGATCTGAAGGCTCCATTACCCGGCTAAGAGCCGCCCGAGCCAGATAAGTCCCAGATCCTGGCATCACCTGGCCATTAGCTTCTTCCGCAGCAATCCCGGCCGTCACCTTTCGCTCAGCCCCTGAGTGCGCATCGCCAAGGCTCTGCCGATCTGCTCAGCTCCTGGCTCGTCCAGTTCTGCTAGATCGGCCAGCGTCCAGGCCAGTCGCAACACCCGGTCATAACCTCTCGCGGTGAGCCGCCCGCGTTCAAGTGCCAATGCCAGGACTCGGATGGTGCTCGGCGGCAACTGCAGCGCACCACGTAGCAACTGTCCGGGTGCCTCCGAGTTGAGCGAATAGCCATATGTTCCAAGCCGATGACGCGCCCTGTCTCGTGCCCGGGCAACCCGTTGAGCAACCACCTTCGTGGACTCTGACTGTGCACTGTCAGCCAGCTGGGATGACGAGAGTCGATCAACCGTCAGCTGCACATCGACCCGGTCGAGTAGCGGTCCGGAAAGCCTGTGAAAGTATCGTCGCCGCGCAGTGGGGGTACAACTGCAGTCGAGACTTCTCCCCACTGACTTCCCGCAGGGACAAGGGTTCGCAGCGAGTACGAGCTGGAATCGCGCCGGATAATCGGCCACCCCAGCCGCTCGATGAATCACCAGACGTCCGCTCTCTAGCGGCTGCCTCAAGGCGTCGAGCACCCGGCGATCATACTCAGGAGCTTCGTCTAAGAAAAGCACCCCGCGATGCGCCCGAGACGCCGCACCGGGCCTAGGCAGACCATTTCCGCCACCAATAATCGATACCGTACTTGCTGTGTGATGCGGGCTTTCAAAAGGCGGCCGACGAATCAACTGCTGCCGATTGCCGTTTAGGCCGTCGAGCGAATGCACGGCTGTAACCTCCATCGCTTCGGCATCGCTCAGGTCGGGAAGCAATCCGGTCAATCGCTCAGCGAGCATGGTCTTGCCCGCTCCTGGTGGTCCAACTAATAACAAATGATGGCCACCCGCGGCGGCTACCTCGAGCGCCGCCTTGGCCTCGTGTTGGCCTGCCACTTCATTGAGATCGCCTGACACTGCCACCGGCGCAGCCCGGGGTTCTGTCACCGCGATAGTCTCGAGATTGAGATTGAGCTCAGCTGATTTAGCCCCGTAAGCCAGAGCGACCTGCGCCAGCGAGGTAAAGGTACTGACCTCAGCTCCCGGGACAAAGCGCGCTTCGGCAGCGTTCGCCGGCGCGACCACAACAACCGGATAGCCAGCTTGTACGGCAAAAAGTACGGCAGGTAGTACTCCTCGTATCGGACGAAGCCTGCCATCGAGACCGAGTTCAGCCAAGAACACGGTGTGGCCTGGATCATGCACATCAGCGGCAGCTTGCAGGGCGGCCATGGCGATGGCTAAGTCGAAGGAACTGCCATGTTTCGGCAGTGAGGCCGGGAGCAGATTTACGGTGATCTTGCGGCGGCTTAGTGGTAACCCGGCATTCTGCGCGGCGGAACGGATTCTCTCCTTCGCCTCAACGAGTGAGGCATCTGGCAGCCCGAGCAGTTGAAAGGCGGGTAAGGTCTGGCCAATATCGGCCTCCACCTCCACTAGGTAGCCGTTGAGACCTACCAGAGCAATTGAGAGTGTTCTGCCCAGCCCGTTCACCCGATGCCTCGGAGATGCTCAATACTGGCC is a window encoding:
- a CDS encoding YifB family Mg chelatase-like AAA ATPase — translated: MNGLGRTLSIALVGLNGYLVEVEADIGQTLPAFQLLGLPDASLVEAKERIRSAAQNAGLPLSRRKITVNLLPASLPKHGSSFDLAIAMAALQAAADVHDPGHTVFLAELGLDGRLRPIRGVLPAVLFAVQAGYPVVVVAPANAAEARFVPGAEVSTFTSLAQVALAYGAKSAELNLNLETIAVTEPRAAPVAVSGDLNEVAGQHEAKAALEVAAAGGHHLLLVGPPGAGKTMLAERLTGLLPDLSDAEAMEVTAVHSLDGLNGNRQQLIRRPPFESPHHTASTVSIIGGGNGLPRPGAASRAHRGVLFLDEAPEYDRRVLDALRQPLESGRLVIHRAAGVADYPARFQLVLAANPCPCGKSVGRSLDCSCTPTARRRYFHRLSGPLLDRVDVQLTVDRLSSSQLADSAQSESTKVVAQRVARARDRARHRLGTYGYSLNSEAPGQLLRGALQLPPSTIRVLALALERGRLTARGYDRVLRLAWTLADLAELDEPGAEQIGRALAMRTQGLSER
- a CDS encoding DUF3145 domain-containing protein, producing MSVVMARGVLFVHSAPTALCPHVEWAIGSVLDARTDLEWTAQPAAPGMFRAELSWTGPQGTGSLLASALRGWAHLRYEVTEEPSSGVDGGRWSHTPELGIFHAVTDVHGNIMVSEDRIRYAYEAGAGDPARVYHELSIALGEAWDEELEAFRHAAEGAPVRWLHQVG
- a CDS encoding tyrosine recombinase XerC; translated protein: MPENELPESFAEVLVGFERYLLAERARSEHTVRGYLSDLISLMYFAIADGARSLQEIDLSILRQWLGEQSSAGLARSTLARRAASARTLMAWALREGLIEQNPTVRLKAPKQQKTLPGVLHQAQMQRLIAEFELRAAEGSAPELRNQAMIELLYAAGLRVGELAALDIDDVDFDRRTVRVLGKGNKERTVPFGLPASKALNRWLREGRAQLYQPMSGAALFLGARGGRIDQRQVRAVVAEGLAALGDTAATSPHALRHSTATHLLDGGADLRAVQEILGHSSLATTQIYTHVSVDRLRASYRQAHPRA
- the dprA gene encoding DNA-processing protein DprA, with the protein product MTAGIAAEEANGQVMPGSGTYLARAALSRVMEPSDLPGLALIRVLGPWRTMRIIADYEKLDPKSEERVAYYLQEQASKQWSGITECLARWRPRLPNLSPRRDLRFIASQGGGLLIPEASNWPTALRDLGLREPIALWYLGKANGPGLSWPPLRDVVALVGARDATAYGEAVTSELSDELVARGKSVISGGAYGIDAIAHRSALKASSELTLPTIAVMAGGLDRFYPSGNQELLMEITRRCVVLAEVPPGARPTRYRFLQRNRLIAALAAVTVVVEARWRSGALSTAHHALDLGREVAAVPGSVYSANSAGCHRLLREGAACVTQAAEVLELMSPLGDIDTQRPSMTSETDGLPVQDLLLLDALPLHHTTSADKLCALAGLPLTSVQAGLGRLEALGLAQRRNAGWSRDHPRG